The Calditrichota bacterium genome has a window encoding:
- the gnd gene encoding decarboxylating 6-phosphogluconate dehydrogenase — MKIGFVGLGKMGGNMVERLLLGGHSCVVSNRSQAPIDVAVSKGAIGATDLADLVGKLEGQKVVWLMIPAGAPVDDSIAELKTLLKPGDVIVDGGNSNFRDSMRRGEELKAHGIHFMDAGTSGGVWGLQVGYCLMVGSSKEAFAVVEPALKTLAPENGYLRCGETGSGHFVKMVHNGIEYAIMQSYAEGFELMHRGPFPIDLPAVSKVWEHGSVVRSWLLELATLALEDDPNLEKVKPWVADSGEGRWTVHECVDYAVPAPTISAALFARFASRDEEGFGLRLLSALRNQFGGHAMKLEK, encoded by the coding sequence ATGAAAATTGGATTCGTCGGACTGGGAAAAATGGGCGGCAATATGGTCGAACGGCTGCTGCTTGGGGGACACTCCTGCGTCGTCTCAAACAGATCACAGGCACCCATCGATGTGGCTGTCTCCAAGGGGGCAATTGGAGCCACAGATTTAGCTGACTTGGTCGGCAAGTTAGAAGGTCAGAAAGTTGTTTGGCTGATGATTCCCGCAGGCGCGCCCGTGGATGATTCGATCGCCGAGCTGAAGACACTACTCAAGCCCGGCGATGTCATAGTCGACGGAGGCAACTCCAATTTCCGCGACTCTATGCGTCGCGGCGAGGAGCTGAAAGCTCACGGCATTCACTTCATGGACGCTGGCACATCGGGCGGAGTGTGGGGTTTGCAGGTCGGATATTGTTTGATGGTCGGCTCGAGCAAAGAAGCCTTTGCGGTCGTAGAGCCCGCTCTAAAGACACTCGCTCCCGAAAACGGCTATTTACGCTGCGGTGAAACAGGATCGGGACATTTTGTCAAAATGGTTCACAACGGCATCGAATACGCAATCATGCAATCCTACGCCGAAGGATTCGAATTGATGCACCGCGGGCCGTTCCCGATTGACCTCCCCGCTGTTTCCAAGGTCTGGGAACACGGCAGCGTCGTGCGTTCTTGGCTGTTGGAATTGGCTACACTCGCGCTCGAAGACGATCCAAATCTCGAAAAAGTCAAGCCGTGGGTCGCCGACAGCGGAGAAGGACGGTGGACGGTGCACGAGTGTGTCGACTATGCGGTGCCTGCCCCCACGATTTCCGCGGCACTCTTCGCGAGATTCGCTTCACGCGATGAAGAGGGTTTTGGATTGCGACTTTTGAGCGCGCTGCGCAATCAATTCGGCGGTCATGCAATGAAACTGGAAAAATGA